TAATTCCTTTCTGGATACCATCCTCTATGAGGGATCTATCTATCTCTAAAGCTGCACTAAAGAATGATTCACCTGGAAGGAATAGCACAACAAAGTCAAGGGAATTAGAAAACTGGCTCCAGTAATCCTTTGATGACAGCCTAGCTATATGAATCCTTATCTGCTCTGAATGTTTTTTCATCTTAAGCCTTCTTTCTTGTTCTGTTTGGGCACTTATAGCATCAAGGTATGCCTCCAAAGAGACCTTTGCATCAACAACAATCTCCCTGCCCATTGGTAGATGCACTATCATATCTGGCCTTAATTTTCCAGATTCTGTAGAAACAGAGACCTGCTCTGTAAAATCGCAATGTTCAGACATACCAGAAAGCTCTGCTATACGCCTTAATGTAATCTCGCCCCATCTGCCTCTTATCTCAGGCCTTCTCAAGGCAGAAACGAGGTTGCTGGTTTCTCTTTGTAATTGTTCATGGGTTAACGCAAGGGTTTTAAGCTGTTCTTCAAGGCTTCCATATGCCTTATGCCTGCTCTCCTCTATAAGCCTTATCCCTTCTTCATATCTTTTTAATACCTCCTGCAATGGTTTTATATGCTCACCGAGCTTTCCGTTTGTATCAGCCACAACCTTGCCGAGGTGTTCTGATGCAAGCCTTAAAAAATCTTCGCTACTACTCTTTAAGGCTGCTGATGAAAGGGCATTAAATGTATCTTTCATTTCTAGTTTCATATTTTCAATAAGTGCCTTTTGTTCTTCCAATCTCTTTTCAGCCTCTTCACGCCTTGTTGATGCTTCTACCCTTGATTGCCTTTCTATATCAAGCTCATTTCTAAGCTTATCTATCTCGGCATCTTTATCTTTGATTTGATT
The genomic region above belongs to bacterium and contains:
- the rmuC gene encoding DNA recombination protein RmuC, which codes for MINIYFLVIGLIGLVIGGAFCFLLAKSHSQNKINGLEKELASFKIIVEERNNQIKDKDAEIDKLRNELDIERQSRVEASTRREEAEKRLEEQKALIENMKLEMKDTFNALSSAALKSSSEDFLRLASEHLGKVVADTNGKLGEHIKPLQEVLKRYEEGIRLIEESRHKAYGSLEEQLKTLALTHEQLQRETSNLVSALRRPEIRGRWGEITLRRIAELSGMSEHCDFTEQVSVSTESGKLRPDMIVHLPMGREIVVDAKVSLEAYLDAISAQTEQERRLKMKKHSEQIRIHIARLSSKDYWSQFSNSLDFVVLFLPGESFFSAALEIDRSLIEDGIQKGIILTTPTTLIALLKAINYGWREEQLTKNAQVISELGRQLYERMNTFTGYFNDIGSSLTKAITAYNNGISSLEARVLPSIRKFKDLGISVTKEMPIVKQVEKMPKILLLDNPDENKN